Proteins from a genomic interval of Beijerinckia indica subsp. indica ATCC 9039:
- a CDS encoding RsmB/NOP family class I SAM-dependent RNA methyltransferase — MANSSIRPAASGRSKLRKPAASSTEEQPAGLGVRRTAAAILRAIVTKGQALDDFFAPESNPEILAGLEPRDKALARSIVTVALRRLGTIRAALTGLLAQGLPRQAPDLEWILLVAGAQILFLDVPDHAAVDLAVRATRLDPKSTPFAPLVNAVLRNLARGREKILAESDALAMDTPAWLAKRWRETYGEELARAIALAHREEPTLDVTVLAEPDLWAEKLGARLLPTGSLRLETHAPIADLPGFAEGVWFVQDAAAALPARLMPAGPGLRIADFCAAPGGKAAQLAATGAHVTAIDRSATRLKRLSANFARLHLEAEVLAADVLTFEAEPFDGILLDAPCSATGTIRRHPDIAWIKQPKDILALALAQARMLDKAATLLKAGGTLIYCTCSLEPEEGEERIEAFLQNHPEFRRRPISPGEVGNLSEIINQNGDLRILPAHFQGTEARFSGLDGFFVSRLVRCG; from the coding sequence GTGGCAAATTCATCCATTCGGCCGGCGGCGTCCGGGCGCTCGAAACTCCGCAAGCCAGCCGCTTCGAGCACCGAGGAGCAGCCTGCGGGGCTCGGCGTACGGCGGACAGCAGCGGCGATCTTACGGGCGATTGTGACCAAGGGACAGGCGCTCGACGATTTTTTCGCGCCCGAGTCGAACCCTGAAATTCTGGCGGGTCTCGAGCCGCGTGACAAGGCGCTGGCGCGATCGATCGTCACCGTGGCTCTAAGAAGGCTTGGCACGATCCGGGCGGCGCTCACCGGGCTTTTGGCACAAGGTCTCCCGCGCCAGGCGCCGGACCTCGAATGGATTTTGCTCGTCGCTGGAGCGCAAATCCTGTTTCTTGACGTTCCCGATCATGCCGCTGTCGATCTTGCGGTGCGCGCGACGCGGCTCGATCCCAAAAGCACGCCTTTCGCTCCGCTAGTCAATGCGGTTTTGCGCAATCTTGCGCGTGGGCGGGAAAAAATCCTCGCCGAGAGTGACGCGCTGGCCATGGATACGCCGGCTTGGCTCGCCAAGCGCTGGCGCGAGACTTATGGCGAAGAACTCGCCCGCGCCATCGCTTTGGCGCATCGCGAAGAACCGACCCTCGATGTGACGGTCTTGGCCGAGCCGGATCTCTGGGCGGAAAAGCTTGGAGCCCGCCTGCTGCCGACGGGTTCATTGCGCCTTGAAACGCATGCGCCGATCGCCGATCTGCCCGGTTTCGCGGAAGGTGTGTGGTTCGTGCAAGATGCCGCCGCGGCCCTGCCGGCGCGCCTCATGCCGGCCGGTCCCGGCTTGCGCATCGCCGATTTTTGCGCGGCCCCGGGCGGCAAGGCCGCGCAACTTGCCGCAACGGGCGCGCATGTGACGGCGATCGACCGCTCAGCAACCCGATTGAAACGGTTGAGCGCCAATTTCGCGCGATTGCATCTCGAAGCCGAGGTACTGGCTGCCGATGTCTTAACCTTCGAGGCCGAGCCTTTCGATGGCATTCTGCTCGATGCGCCCTGTTCGGCGACTGGCACTATTCGCCGGCATCCCGACATTGCCTGGATCAAACAGCCGAAGGACATTCTCGCCCTCGCTTTGGCGCAGGCACGCATGCTGGATAAAGCGGCAACCCTTTTGAAAGCCGGCGGAACACTTATTTATTGCACCTGTTCGCTTGAACCCGAGGAAGGCGAAGAGCGGATCGAGGCTTTTCTCCAAAATCATCCCGAATTTCGGCGGAGGCCCATCAGCCCGGGAGAAGTCGGGAACTTGAGCGAAATCATTAACCAAAACGGCGATTTACGGATTCTTCCGGCGCATTTTCAAGGCACCGAGGCGCGTTTTTCTGGCCTTGATGGCTTCTTCGTCTCTCGTTTGGTTCGGTGTGGTTAA
- the ssb gene encoding single-stranded DNA-binding protein yields MSGSVNKVILIGNLGRDPEVRRMNSGEAVVSFSLATTESWRDKMSGERRDRTEWHNVVIFNENLGKIAEQYCKKGSKVYLEGQLQTREYQDRDGNQRRTTEVVLQRFRGELTLLDSRGGGRGDYGGDAMVEGGGNASFGRSSPMERSQDRPMDRNEDRMSDRRSSGPGRMADVIDDDIPF; encoded by the coding sequence ATGTCGGGAAGTGTCAATAAGGTCATTCTCATCGGCAATCTCGGCCGGGACCCCGAGGTGCGGCGGATGAATTCCGGAGAGGCGGTCGTCAGTTTCAGCCTGGCGACGACGGAATCCTGGCGCGATAAGATGTCGGGTGAGCGCCGGGACCGGACGGAATGGCACAATGTTGTGATTTTCAACGAGAATCTAGGCAAGATCGCAGAGCAATATTGCAAGAAGGGCTCAAAGGTCTATCTCGAAGGCCAATTGCAGACGCGTGAATACCAAGATCGTGACGGCAACCAGCGCCGCACCACGGAAGTCGTCTTGCAGCGCTTTCGCGGCGAATTGACCCTGCTCGATAGCCGTGGCGGCGGGCGTGGCGATTATGGCGGTGACGCTATGGTCGAAGGCGGCGGCAATGCCAGTTTCGGGCGCAGCTCGCCCATGGAACGTTCGCAGGATCGCCCGATGGACCGGAATGAGGACAGAATGTCCGATCGCCGCTCGAGTGGTCCGGGCCGCATGGCCGATGTCATTGATGATGATATTCCATTCTAA
- a CDS encoding TonB-dependent receptor plug domain-containing protein — MSGTFRRGARQSFQFFRFSTFAFIGLPVSAFAQNAPVTNIAPITIEASPDNSPFGRADLKPDNTGNLARVAASSRPHTETFTRADIDALKPVDVYDLLSHATGVMPTFQGRKLSNNLQIRGDSNYGFIIDGAYMPLATAGRVLRTLPVSLIEQVDIIRDPTALTLGPMTNLDTASGALNSGFIVIRTRRPSKTEGESRSRIENFGTFSSSGYAGTTFVGAPGEPNAYVSGLLSYRKTNGPSGYNAWENTQSSQVAGGVIAGGFRTDFTVFQDHARYGFQRATDGQNVSSLVAQQWSFTPIDTLVATSNSLFTWDAINSTMLILSYNLVSANNVQASYANSAITSNYDRTYTFNVHMRHNIHLGDTLLQLGTQYVTYDSPTGQMFSAGYAHSESILSGYGNLEHKFFNDALTLDASARVDDRTINQGIDLYNLGSGSGGGNAGSGTGSNSGTSQAGSGTGGGKSGSGSGSGTGSGTGSSSTLYSYFYNRQLPIALNYAAGGTWKILPQLLATARYSHTEQSGLPMAILTTTGTSLAPETQNKWEVGIAAPIAPYFQPGFNYFDINVANDKTPTSYQTINGYQTPIWSQSNTHRSGFELLANGTVLPVDWLGHGNPDLVNTDLGDLGPTTYRASWMHLGQASSSSIAVYGATLARDIVNFTLTQNWNRFNGTVALSYFSPFLSNFNSADGGYHQIGNAVVVDLSVGYGFKLGLSDTRISVYGRNITNRKYETVYGYPAWGATYGSELVISF; from the coding sequence ATGAGTGGAACATTCAGGCGAGGAGCGAGACAATCCTTCCAGTTTTTTAGGTTTTCCACCTTTGCTTTCATCGGACTTCCCGTCTCAGCTTTTGCCCAAAACGCCCCGGTGACGAATATTGCCCCCATTACCATCGAGGCCAGCCCCGACAACAGTCCATTCGGACGCGCCGATCTGAAACCCGACAATACGGGTAATCTCGCTCGCGTCGCGGCGAGCAGCAGACCGCATACGGAAACCTTCACCCGCGCCGATATCGATGCCCTGAAACCCGTGGATGTCTACGACCTCTTGAGCCATGCGACCGGCGTCATGCCGACCTTTCAGGGGCGGAAACTTTCCAATAATCTCCAGATTCGCGGCGATTCCAATTACGGCTTCATCATCGATGGCGCCTATATGCCGCTTGCGACGGCCGGCCGTGTCCTGCGGACCTTGCCGGTCTCGCTCATCGAGCAAGTCGATATCATCCGAGACCCGACGGCCCTGACGCTCGGTCCGATGACGAATTTGGATACGGCCTCTGGCGCCCTGAACAGCGGTTTCATCGTCATCCGCACCCGCCGACCGTCAAAGACGGAAGGTGAATCGCGCTCCCGGATCGAGAATTTCGGCACATTCTCAAGTTCAGGTTATGCCGGCACGACCTTTGTCGGCGCGCCTGGCGAGCCCAATGCCTATGTTTCCGGTTTGCTCTCCTATCGCAAGACCAACGGCCCCTCTGGCTATAACGCCTGGGAGAATACACAATCCTCGCAGGTGGCGGGCGGCGTCATTGCTGGCGGCTTCCGAACTGATTTCACAGTCTTTCAGGACCATGCGCGCTATGGTTTTCAACGCGCGACGGATGGCCAAAACGTCTCCTCGCTTGTTGCGCAACAATGGTCCTTCACGCCAATCGATACATTGGTCGCAACATCGAATTCTCTCTTCACCTGGGACGCGATCAACTCCACCATGCTGATCTTGTCCTATAATCTCGTCTCCGCCAACAATGTGCAGGCGAGCTACGCAAACAGTGCGATCACCTCGAATTATGATCGCACCTATACATTCAACGTGCACATGCGCCACAATATCCATCTAGGCGATACTTTGCTGCAGCTCGGCACGCAATATGTCACCTATGATTCACCCACCGGCCAGATGTTCAGTGCCGGCTATGCACATTCGGAATCGATTCTGAGCGGCTATGGCAATCTCGAACATAAGTTCTTCAATGATGCCCTGACCCTCGACGCCTCGGCGAGGGTCGATGACCGCACGATCAATCAAGGCATCGACCTCTATAATCTGGGTAGCGGCAGCGGCGGCGGTAATGCGGGAAGTGGCACGGGCAGCAATAGTGGCACGAGTCAGGCAGGCTCTGGAACCGGTGGGGGCAAATCCGGGAGTGGCTCCGGCTCCGGCACGGGATCTGGCACCGGATCTAGCTCCACCCTCTATTCTTATTTCTACAATCGGCAATTGCCGATTGCTCTGAATTATGCCGCCGGCGGAACATGGAAAATCCTGCCGCAATTGCTGGCAACGGCCCGCTATTCCCATACCGAACAGAGTGGGTTACCCATGGCAATCTTGACCACCACGGGAACATCGCTCGCTCCGGAAACGCAAAACAAATGGGAAGTTGGCATCGCGGCGCCAATCGCTCCCTATTTCCAGCCAGGCTTCAATTATTTCGACATCAATGTCGCAAACGATAAGACACCGACGAGCTATCAAACGATCAATGGCTATCAGACCCCCATCTGGTCGCAATCGAATACACATAGAAGTGGTTTCGAATTGCTGGCCAATGGGACTGTGCTGCCTGTGGATTGGCTCGGTCACGGCAATCCAGACCTCGTAAATACAGATCTGGGCGATCTCGGTCCAACGACCTATCGCGCAAGCTGGATGCATCTCGGACAAGCTTCGAGTTCATCGATCGCGGTCTATGGCGCGACCTTGGCGCGTGATATTGTCAATTTCACATTGACGCAGAACTGGAACCGGTTCAACGGGACAGTCGCCCTGAGCTATTTCTCTCCGTTCCTGTCGAACTTCAATTCGGCGGACGGTGGCTACCATCAGATCGGCAATGCGGTCGTTGTCGATCTGAGCGTTGGTTACGGTTTCAAACTGGGGCTCTCGGATACACGTATTTCCGTTTACGGCCGCAACATCACCAATCGCAAATATGAAACGGTCTACGGCTATCCCGCCTGGGGGGCCACTTATGGCAGCGAATTGGTGATCTCGTTCTAA
- a CDS encoding heparinase II/III family protein yields the protein MRLLGLLSAQGKALARRLVSLPLRQLPNLRGRPLERLLIAPQDIRTSDPTIAADIYAGYFSFEGKIVNTHGRSPFEIEPLSPAWARALAGFGWLRHLRAADTALARANARALVDDFLTLQGKPRPGPAWEVRPAARRMLAWLSQSPIILENADRAFYRRFMKGLTRLQIFLERKLTEGIVGEDRLLAVIALAELGLCAEGANKVSARGTRLLTEELERQILPDGGHISRNPRILIDLLLDLLPLRQAYAARGFQTPAQLLNVIDRMMPMLRLFRHGDGTLALFNGMGVTAPELLATVLAYDDARAQALTNAPYSGYQRIEEQDTVFIMDVGRPPPQGFSQRAHAGCLSFEFSIGAHHLVVNCGSPEANRPLAREAARATAAHSTLVIDDSSSCRFTTNAGLWRWLGTEILSGPEKVEVKRQSRAEGVEIIASHDGYAPRFGWLHERRVTLSRDGRQLAGIDSLQPAVTEKAPEPRPFVLRFHIHPQVRVRRLLSGTGVLCLLPNGRRWLFEAKSVAIDLEESVFYALPDGPRKSAQIVVQDLAHEKLEIAWRFRRIERKPRGAGSAETMQMGEPQPGTENA from the coding sequence TTGCGCCTTTTGGGTTTGCTCTCGGCGCAAGGAAAAGCCCTGGCTCGGCGTCTCGTCAGCCTGCCGCTCCGGCAATTGCCTAATTTGCGCGGCAGGCCGTTGGAACGTCTGCTGATCGCGCCGCAGGATATCAGGACCAGTGATCCAACGATCGCGGCCGATATTTACGCCGGCTATTTTTCCTTCGAGGGCAAGATCGTCAATACGCACGGCCGCTCGCCTTTCGAGATCGAACCCTTGTCCCCTGCCTGGGCGCGGGCCTTGGCCGGGTTCGGCTGGCTGCGTCATTTGCGTGCGGCCGATACAGCGCTCGCTCGTGCCAATGCCCGCGCCTTGGTCGATGATTTTCTGACATTGCAGGGAAAACCTCGCCCTGGCCCCGCCTGGGAAGTCCGGCCGGCGGCCCGGCGCATGCTGGCCTGGCTCTCGCAGTCACCAATCATTCTTGAAAATGCCGATCGGGCTTTCTACCGCCGGTTCATGAAGGGGCTCACGCGGCTCCAGATTTTTCTCGAACGCAAATTGACCGAGGGGATTGTCGGCGAGGATCGTTTGCTCGCGGTGATCGCCTTGGCCGAACTCGGACTCTGCGCGGAGGGCGCGAATAAAGTTTCGGCGCGTGGGACCCGTCTTCTGACCGAAGAGCTCGAGCGGCAGATTCTGCCCGATGGTGGCCATATCAGCCGCAATCCGCGCATTCTTATTGATCTTCTGCTTGATCTCTTGCCCTTGCGGCAGGCCTATGCGGCGCGTGGGTTCCAGACGCCGGCGCAGCTTTTAAACGTGATCGACCGCATGATGCCGATGCTGCGGCTGTTTCGCCACGGTGATGGAACGCTCGCTTTATTCAACGGCATGGGCGTGACCGCGCCGGAGCTTCTGGCGACCGTCCTTGCCTATGACGATGCCCGCGCACAGGCCCTGACCAACGCGCCCTATTCGGGTTATCAGCGGATCGAGGAACAGGATACGGTCTTCATCATGGATGTCGGCCGGCCGCCGCCGCAGGGTTTTTCCCAGCGCGCGCATGCGGGGTGCCTGTCCTTTGAATTTTCGATCGGCGCGCATCATCTCGTGGTCAATTGTGGCTCGCCCGAAGCCAATCGGCCTCTGGCGCGCGAGGCGGCGCGCGCCACCGCGGCCCATTCGACGCTCGTCATCGATGATAGTTCCTCCTGCCGTTTCACCACCAATGCAGGCCTTTGGCGCTGGCTCGGCACGGAAATCCTTTCAGGACCTGAAAAGGTCGAGGTCAAGCGGCAGAGCCGGGCCGAAGGGGTTGAGATTATCGCCTCGCATGACGGTTACGCACCCCGCTTCGGCTGGTTGCACGAGCGCCGGGTCACGCTGAGCCGGGATGGGCGTCAACTGGCCGGTATCGATAGTTTGCAGCCAGCCGTGACGGAAAAGGCACCGGAGCCTCGGCCCTTTGTCCTGCGTTTTCATATTCACCCGCAGGTGCGGGTCAGGCGTCTCCTCAGCGGAACCGGTGTTCTCTGCTTGCTTCCCAATGGCAGAAGGTGGCTGTTCGAAGCCAAATCCGTGGCGATCGATTTGGAGGAAAGCGTCTTTTATGCCTTGCCCGATGGTCCGCGCAAAAGCGCGCAGATCGTTGTCCAGGATCTGGCTCATGAAAAGCTGGAAATCGCCTGGCGTTTCCGCCGTATCGAGCGCAAGCCGCGAGGGGCAGGCTCTGCTGAGACCATGCAAATGGGCGAACCGCAGCCGGGGACCGAAAACGCTTAA
- a CDS encoding DUF1674 domain-containing protein: MTSDKQPPSESNQPADAAAAKPLSEAAKRALAEAAERRKLHDAQHNTLPKEINGRDGPEPVRYGDWEKNGIASDF; this comes from the coding sequence ATGACGTCAGACAAACAACCCCCGAGTGAATCCAATCAACCCGCTGATGCAGCAGCGGCAAAGCCACTGTCGGAAGCGGCCAAACGTGCGCTGGCGGAAGCCGCCGAACGCCGCAAACTCCACGACGCGCAACACAATACACTCCCCAAGGAAATCAATGGCCGGGATGGACCCGAACCGGTCCGTTATGGAGATTGGGAAAAAAACGGAATTGCGAGCGATTTTTGA
- a CDS encoding extracellular catalytic domain type 2 short-chain-length polyhydroxyalkanoate depolymerase has protein sequence MAQDAAQNRAQETIKITTAPALPALGADKGHMSVSGLSSGAFMAVQYGVAFASSTIGVGVVAGGPYNCAFVNLGSVQTCLTGNPSGAASLKAAQGFAFLGQIDSPAAIAAQRIYLFSGTKDTIVKRSVVDATQDFYLAAGVPAGNIHYTHELAAGHAFISNIFGNACPLTRPPFIDQCSMDGKAYDQPQAILTQIYGPLRPEAVTLSSQPEAFDQSAYRSADSSLAARGYVYVPAQCRNDGNKKSREQCPVHVVFHGCQQGADVVGDAVYSKLGYNEWADSNSIIMLYPQIEISEANPQGCWDWWGYSGLNFQVRSGPQLSAVHAMVERLEQAP, from the coding sequence ATGGCGCAAGATGCAGCCCAAAACAGGGCGCAAGAGACAATAAAAATCACGACGGCTCCAGCCTTGCCGGCGCTGGGCGCCGACAAAGGGCATATGTCAGTTTCCGGCCTCTCGTCAGGGGCCTTCATGGCCGTACAATATGGCGTCGCCTTCGCCTCCAGCACGATCGGCGTCGGCGTCGTAGCGGGTGGGCCCTATAATTGCGCCTTTGTGAATTTGGGCTCGGTACAGACCTGCCTCACGGGGAACCCGAGTGGTGCTGCCTCCTTAAAGGCAGCACAAGGCTTCGCTTTCTTGGGGCAGATCGATTCCCCTGCAGCCATTGCCGCGCAAAGGATCTATCTGTTCAGCGGCACCAAGGATACGATCGTCAAACGATCCGTCGTCGACGCGACCCAGGATTTCTATCTCGCGGCGGGCGTCCCCGCTGGCAATATTCATTATACGCATGAACTCGCCGCCGGCCATGCCTTTATCTCAAATATCTTCGGCAATGCCTGCCCTCTCACCAGGCCACCCTTTATCGATCAATGTTCAATGGACGGGAAGGCCTATGACCAGCCGCAAGCCATTCTGACACAGATTTACGGGCCCTTGCGGCCTGAGGCGGTGACACTTTCGAGCCAGCCGGAGGCCTTCGATCAAAGCGCATACAGAAGCGCCGACAGCAGTCTGGCAGCGAGGGGCTATGTGTATGTTCCCGCCCAGTGCCGGAATGATGGCAACAAGAAAAGCCGTGAGCAGTGTCCCGTTCACGTGGTTTTCCATGGCTGCCAGCAAGGCGCCGATGTGGTGGGCGACGCCGTCTATAGCAAGCTCGGCTATAATGAATGGGCCGACAGCAACAGCATTATCATGCTGTATCCGCAAATCGAGATCAGCGAAGCCAATCCGCAAGGCTGTTGGGACTGGTGGGGCTATAGCGGCTTGAATTTCCAGGTCCGGAGCGGTCCGCAGCTTTCCGCTGTCCACGCCATGGTCGAGCGCTTGGAACAAGCCCCTTGA